In the genome of Neisseria animaloris, one region contains:
- a CDS encoding LytR/AlgR family response regulator transcription factor, translated as MLSAIIVEDEVLAAERLRVLLEECNVVLLKIFHHAQPALDWLSVHEVDIVFADIGLPEITGLDLVERIKRIAKKQPDVIFTTAYEEHALRAFELAAADYLLKPIKVSRLQTALERLNEKHKEKADDFTHFKVFNRNRMVEIPWQQVRYLLAEHKTVFLFTGDGQSYELPKTLVYWEELLGDKIIRIHRNALVFRHTLDCLIRLDGGDEDESNATWGARVLDVDKPLAVSRRQLAAIRKILREH; from the coding sequence ATGCTGAGTGCCATTATTGTTGAAGACGAAGTGTTGGCAGCAGAGCGTTTGCGGGTTCTGCTGGAAGAGTGCAACGTCGTATTATTAAAAATATTCCATCATGCGCAGCCGGCTTTGGATTGGCTGAGTGTGCATGAAGTAGATATTGTATTTGCTGATATTGGTCTGCCGGAAATTACCGGATTGGATTTGGTTGAGCGAATTAAACGCATTGCCAAAAAGCAGCCGGATGTCATTTTCACGACTGCTTATGAAGAGCATGCTTTACGTGCATTTGAGTTGGCTGCGGCCGATTATTTATTAAAGCCCATTAAAGTATCGCGGCTGCAAACTGCTTTGGAGCGGTTGAATGAAAAACATAAAGAAAAGGCTGATGATTTTACACACTTTAAGGTGTTTAACCGTAACCGTATGGTAGAGATTCCATGGCAGCAGGTGCGTTATCTCTTGGCTGAACATAAAACGGTATTTCTATTCACGGGAGACGGCCAAAGTTATGAATTACCTAAAACTTTGGTTTATTGGGAAGAGCTGTTGGGGGATAAAATTATCCGCATCCATCGTAATGCTTTGGTGTTCCGCCATACTTTAGACTGTTTGATTCGTTTGGATGGCGGAGACGAAGATGAGAGCAATGCAACTTGGGGCGCGCGGGTGCTGGATGTGGATAAACCGCTTGCAGTAAGCCGCCGCCAGTTGGCTGCGATTCGTAAGATTTTGCGTGAACATTAA
- a CDS encoding chloride channel protein yields MKRTLSSFDRLIGRKISHKIKQTQRLSRKTAAFGFLLAGAALVTLVSLAFAKMADWALEENARLVQQYPWFAWVVLPLGLPLIVWLTRRFAPYTAGSGIPQVLASLSLPFGAQKTRLLQLRQTMLKIPLTFLGMLAGASIGREGPSVQVGAAVMAAWGAWCKKHNLAFKGMQENDLIAAGAAGGLAAAFNAPLAGVVFAIEELGRGILLRWERQIFIGVLAAGFIQVAIQGNNPYFSGFNGSELPDMLIWVLLSGLVCGVAGGLFARCLYKGTAAFAPEKYRNWIRNHPVLLAGTIGLLLALIGTLYQGQTFGTGYHEASAALRGTHDAPFGVAAAKWGATVLSYWAGIPGGIFTPSLTIGAMIGQHIAQIADVQTGVNVLVLICMTAFLAAATQSPLTASVVVMEMTGGQNLLFWLLIGAIFASQVSRQFSPKPFYHAAGTRYRQRVQEEAATQQADAVDKEK; encoded by the coding sequence ATGAAACGTACTCTTTCCTCTTTCGACCGTCTGATAGGACGGAAAATTTCCCATAAAATCAAACAGACTCAACGCCTTTCACGAAAAACGGCCGCATTCGGCTTTCTACTGGCCGGTGCGGCGCTGGTGACATTGGTGTCACTGGCATTTGCAAAAATGGCAGACTGGGCATTGGAAGAAAATGCCCGACTGGTGCAGCAATACCCGTGGTTCGCATGGGTGGTGCTGCCGCTCGGGTTGCCGCTGATTGTATGGCTCACCCGAAGGTTTGCCCCTTACACGGCAGGCAGCGGCATCCCACAAGTGTTAGCTTCCCTATCACTGCCTTTCGGTGCCCAGAAAACACGGCTTTTGCAATTACGGCAAACCATGTTGAAAATCCCCTTAACTTTTTTGGGCATGCTGGCGGGGGCCTCTATCGGACGGGAAGGGCCGTCGGTGCAAGTAGGAGCCGCAGTAATGGCAGCGTGGGGGGCATGGTGTAAAAAACACAATCTCGCCTTTAAAGGCATGCAGGAAAACGATTTGATTGCAGCAGGCGCGGCAGGTGGTTTGGCCGCGGCATTCAATGCGCCGCTGGCCGGCGTGGTGTTTGCGATTGAGGAATTGGGACGCGGCATTCTGCTGCGTTGGGAACGCCAGATTTTCATCGGTGTGTTGGCTGCAGGTTTTATCCAAGTGGCCATACAGGGCAACAACCCTTATTTTTCGGGGTTTAACGGAAGCGAATTGCCCGACATGCTGATATGGGTGCTATTGAGCGGTTTGGTATGCGGCGTGGCCGGCGGCTTGTTTGCCCGCTGCCTCTATAAAGGTACAGCGGCATTTGCGCCCGAAAAATACCGCAACTGGATACGCAATCATCCCGTTTTACTCGCTGGCACCATCGGCCTGCTGCTGGCTTTAATCGGTACGCTTTATCAAGGGCAAACTTTCGGTACGGGCTATCACGAAGCGTCTGCGGCACTGCGTGGAACACATGATGCGCCGTTCGGTGTGGCTGCGGCCAAATGGGGAGCAACCGTGTTGTCGTATTGGGCCGGCATTCCGGGCGGCATTTTCACCCCCTCTCTTACCATAGGGGCAATGATTGGACAGCATATCGCGCAAATTGCTGATGTTCAAACAGGTGTGAACGTATTGGTGCTAATCTGTATGACTGCCTTTTTGGCAGCTGCTACACAATCTCCCTTAACCGCCAGCGTGGTGGTAATGGAAATGACGGGCGGGCAGAATTTGTTGTTTTGGTTACTGATTGGTGCTATTTTCGCTTCTCAGGTATCGCGCCAATTTTCACCGAAACCGTTTTACCATGCGGCAGGAACACGCTATCGGCAACGGGTTCAAGAAGAAGCAGCCACACAGCAGGCAGATGCTGTTGATAAGGAGAAATAG
- a CDS encoding TraB/GumN family protein translates to MSSNVWKISKAGQPDSYLLGTIHLGRSGDQLGSRAQALLGKTDLLLTEVDMLSDESRMKAETEKLARQMMSPKSLRNALGKKDFAALSRYFRKSEHTAVWEPLLDSMKPWAVVMLTLNLQPEEYSYQSGVDILLSQTAQKAGKPRGSLESMQESSRLFRKLPDDLALAAVKSMLKHQKAGEADTRKIHRLYAEGRFRELQGWLPQTFSQGRMKPEDEAAIRRWIEQDGIVVRNRAWLPEIKEATRRQKTLIAVGIAHLMTREGLIELLRREGYTVTPEPALKVWK, encoded by the coding sequence TTGAGCAGCAATGTTTGGAAAATCAGCAAAGCAGGGCAGCCGGATTCTTATTTGCTGGGCACGATACATCTCGGGCGCAGCGGCGATCAACTGGGCAGTCGGGCGCAAGCCTTGTTAGGAAAAACCGATTTGCTGCTTACCGAAGTAGACATGCTATCGGATGAAAGCCGGATGAAAGCGGAAACGGAAAAACTGGCAAGGCAGATGATGTCGCCGAAATCATTGCGTAACGCTCTGGGTAAGAAAGATTTTGCCGCATTGTCGCGATATTTCCGCAAATCGGAACATACGGCGGTTTGGGAACCGTTGCTGGATTCTATGAAACCGTGGGCAGTGGTCATGCTGACGCTGAATTTACAACCTGAGGAATACAGCTATCAGAGCGGAGTGGATATTCTGCTTTCCCAAACCGCACAAAAAGCCGGAAAACCACGCGGCAGCTTAGAAAGCATGCAGGAAAGCAGCCGCCTTTTCCGCAAATTGCCCGACGATTTAGCGCTGGCAGCGGTTAAAAGCATGTTGAAGCACCAAAAAGCGGGTGAAGCCGACACACGCAAAATACATCGTTTGTATGCAGAAGGCCGTTTTCGCGAATTGCAAGGCTGGCTGCCGCAAACATTTTCGCAAGGGCGCATGAAGCCTGAAGATGAAGCCGCCATCCGCCGTTGGATCGAGCAGGACGGCATTGTTGTGCGCAACCGTGCGTGGCTGCCGGAAATCAAAGAGGCTACACGACGGCAGAAAACCTTGATCGCCGTGGGTATCGCACATTTGATGACACGAGAGGGTTTGATCGAATTGCTGCGTCGCGAAGGGTACACGGTTACACCCGAGCCGGCATTGAAAGTATGGAAATAA
- a CDS encoding KdsC family phosphatase gives MQNISPEIQSRAAKIKLLIMDVDGVLTDGHIYIRDNGEEIKPFHTLDGHGLKMLQASGVQTAIITGRDAPSVGIRVKQIGINHYYKGIHDKRAAYADLREKAGVEEHECAFIGDDVVDLPVMVRCGLPVAVPEAHWFALQHAAYVTRKTAGKGAVRELCDLIMQAQGTLEPALQEYVK, from the coding sequence ATGCAGAACATATCTCCCGAAATCCAATCCCGTGCCGCCAAAATCAAGCTGCTGATTATGGATGTAGACGGTGTACTCACCGACGGGCACATTTATATCCGCGACAATGGCGAAGAAATCAAACCTTTTCATACGCTCGACGGCCACGGCCTGAAAATGCTGCAAGCCAGCGGCGTTCAGACGGCCATTATCACTGGCCGCGATGCGCCTTCCGTCGGTATCCGCGTCAAACAGATCGGCATCAACCACTACTATAAAGGCATTCACGACAAGCGTGCTGCTTATGCCGATTTACGTGAAAAAGCCGGTGTGGAAGAGCACGAATGCGCTTTTATTGGCGACGATGTGGTCGACCTGCCCGTGATGGTGCGTTGCGGTCTGCCCGTAGCGGTGCCCGAAGCGCATTGGTTCGCCTTGCAACACGCCGCCTACGTTACCCGCAAAACTGCCGGAAAAGGGGCGGTGCGTGAGTTGTGCGATTTAATCATGCAGGCGCAAGGTACGCTTGAACCTGCTTTACAAGAGTACGTTAAATGA
- the lptB gene encoding LPS export ABC transporter ATP-binding protein, with protein sequence MNHHSRLNVQNLQKSFKKRQVVKNFSLDIESGEVVGLLGPNGAGKTTSFYMIVGLISADAGSVMLDDKEIRHLPIHERARLGLGYLPQEASIFRKMTVEQNIRAILEISLKDKSKIDSELERLLADLNIERLRNNPAPSLSGGERRRVEIARVLAMQPRFILLDEPFAGVDPIAVIDIQKIIEFLKSRGIGVLITDHNVRETLRICDRAYIISEGAVLASGHPEELVNNEQVRAVYLGENFNY encoded by the coding sequence ATGAATCACCACAGCCGCTTAAACGTACAAAACCTACAAAAGAGTTTCAAAAAGCGCCAAGTCGTCAAAAACTTTTCGCTTGATATCGAAAGCGGTGAAGTAGTTGGCCTGCTCGGGCCCAACGGAGCAGGCAAAACCACCAGTTTTTATATGATTGTCGGCTTGATTTCCGCCGATGCGGGCAGCGTAATGCTCGACGACAAAGAAATCCGCCACCTGCCGATTCACGAACGCGCTCGCTTGGGATTAGGCTATCTGCCGCAGGAAGCATCGATTTTCCGCAAAATGACGGTCGAGCAAAACATCCGCGCCATTCTGGAAATCAGCCTGAAAGACAAAAGTAAAATCGACAGCGAGCTGGAACGGCTACTTGCCGACCTGAACATCGAACGCCTGCGCAACAACCCCGCTCCGTCGCTTTCGGGAGGCGAACGCCGCCGTGTAGAAATCGCCCGTGTGCTTGCCATGCAGCCGCGCTTTATCCTGCTCGACGAACCGTTTGCCGGAGTCGATCCGATTGCCGTTATCGACATCCAAAAAATCATTGAGTTTCTGAAATCGCGCGGCATCGGCGTACTGATTACCGACCACAATGTGCGCGAAACCCTGCGCATCTGCGACCGTGCCTACATCATCAGTGAAGGGGCCGTACTCGCCTCGGGGCATCCTGAAGAACTGGTCAACAACGAACAAGTGCGGGCAGTATATCTGGGCGAAAACTTTAATTATTAA
- a CDS encoding DUF58 domain-containing protein, whose protein sequence is MWPSRKPPQPAAIGRSLDLAVLHCRPTRLGTGLLVTILLLWLVGLNYQANLAYAAAFWLAGFLAVAVLLNLRQLLDMQIDVSMPDEVFAGGTAVLSLTATNNTRRRWLWLCSEDDFLRADKTDDKLWQPWHIVSDGLSVHQWPIPALMRGYLRVPPLRTAAVAPFGMSMVQCVWHWPSDAVVFPAPIPHELPNGREHGGETDRKRPPVQGGDDLSYLQPHQQGASLQHVAWKTYAKTGQMLDKRFEEPQTAVRNTVISYLDYPAGTSKDRLAGLLCFRVLEAERRGQIYTLELPQRVIAPQKGQREICLTALGLW, encoded by the coding sequence ATGTGGCCGTCGCGTAAACCGCCCCAGCCGGCAGCGATAGGACGTTCACTAGATTTGGCTGTACTGCATTGCCGTCCTACCCGTTTGGGTACCGGCCTGCTGGTAACGATTTTGCTGTTGTGGCTGGTAGGGCTGAATTATCAGGCGAATCTGGCTTACGCCGCCGCATTTTGGCTGGCAGGATTCTTGGCGGTAGCCGTGCTGCTTAATTTACGCCAACTGCTCGATATGCAGATAGACGTTTCCATGCCGGATGAAGTGTTTGCCGGTGGCACGGCAGTTTTGTCGCTCACCGCCACAAACAACACCCGCCGCCGCTGGCTGTGGCTGTGCAGCGAAGACGATTTTCTCCGTGCAGACAAAACAGACGACAAACTCTGGCAGCCTTGGCATATTGTTTCAGACGGCCTCTCTGTGCACCAATGGCCAATTCCTGCATTGATGCGAGGCTATTTGCGCGTACCGCCGTTGCGTACCGCCGCCGTTGCACCGTTCGGCATGAGCATGGTGCAGTGTGTGTGGCATTGGCCGAGTGATGCGGTGGTGTTTCCCGCGCCGATTCCCCATGAGTTACCCAACGGCCGTGAGCACGGCGGTGAAACCGACCGCAAACGCCCGCCCGTGCAAGGCGGCGATGATTTGTCTTATTTGCAGCCTCATCAGCAAGGAGCATCGTTGCAGCATGTGGCCTGGAAAACCTATGCAAAAACCGGCCAAATGCTGGATAAACGCTTTGAAGAGCCGCAAACCGCCGTCCGCAATACCGTGATTTCTTATTTGGATTACCCCGCCGGCACATCTAAAGACCGCTTGGCAGGGTTGCTGTGTTTCCGCGTTTTGGAGGCCGAACGCCGCGGGCAGATTTACACGCTGGAACTGCCGCAACGGGTGATTGCCCCTCAGAAAGGGCAGCGCGAAATCTGCCTGACGGCCTTGGGATTGTGGTAA
- the lptA gene encoding lipopolysaccharide transport periplasmic protein LptA, which produces MTRNIINTAALAALIAAAPAYALESDRKQPIQIEADQGSLDQANQVTTFSGNVIIKQGSLNIRAASVRVSRNDKGEQFMSASGSPVRFGQTLDGGKGTVNGQANQVEFSSATGIVKLTGNAKVQRGGDLAEGASIVYNTRTEVYTVNGSKGSKGKAGKRVTVVIQPGSTGKSK; this is translated from the coding sequence ATGACCCGAAACATCATTAACACCGCCGCCCTTGCCGCCTTGATTGCCGCCGCACCCGCCTATGCGCTGGAGAGCGACCGCAAGCAGCCCATTCAGATCGAAGCCGATCAAGGTTCTCTTGACCAAGCCAATCAAGTAACCACCTTCAGCGGCAACGTCATCATCAAACAAGGCTCTCTGAACATACGTGCCGCAAGCGTGCGCGTATCGCGTAACGACAAAGGCGAACAGTTTATGTCTGCAAGCGGCAGCCCTGTGCGCTTCGGCCAAACACTTGACGGAGGCAAAGGCACGGTAAACGGGCAGGCCAACCAAGTGGAATTTTCATCCGCCACCGGCATCGTGAAACTGACCGGCAATGCCAAAGTACAACGCGGCGGCGACTTGGCCGAAGGAGCCAGCATCGTCTACAACACCCGCACCGAGGTTTATACCGTTAATGGCAGTAAGGGTAGCAAAGGCAAGGCCGGTAAACGTGTAACCGTTGTCATCCAACCCGGCAGCACCGGTAAAAGCAAATAA
- the argJ gene encoding bifunctional glutamate N-acetyltransferase/amino-acid acetyltransferase ArgJ has product MAVNLREKDAAELLPIDGVQVFVGQAGIKKSGHNDITLMVFNPDNTVGAVFTQNQFCAAPVHVAKQHLFDEDGVRAMIINTGNANAGTGIKGREDAQAVCEAVAKQIRCKTSQILPFSTGVILEPLPAQKIIDALPRVKPAFWNDAARAIMTTDTVPKAASREGKIGNHHIVHATGIAKGAGMICPNMATMLGFIVCDANIAQPVLQMLTQEIADQSFNAITIDGDTSTNDSFVIVATGKCGQNEIDNIADPRYDQLKTLLGSLALELAQAIVRDGEGATKFITVQVENAGDRTEARQVAYAIAHSPLIKTAFFASDPNLGRLLAAIGYSGLPNFDTEKVRMWLGEVLVAENGGRADSYTEEAGQMVMNQPEITVRVDLQRGRERAVIYTCDLSHDYVSINADYRS; this is encoded by the coding sequence ATGGCAGTCAACTTACGAGAAAAAGATGCGGCGGAATTATTACCGATAGACGGTGTGCAAGTATTTGTCGGACAAGCGGGCATCAAAAAATCCGGCCACAACGACATCACACTGATGGTTTTCAACCCCGACAATACCGTCGGTGCCGTATTCACACAAAACCAATTCTGCGCCGCACCCGTGCATGTAGCCAAGCAGCACCTTTTCGATGAAGACGGCGTACGTGCGATGATTATCAACACTGGCAACGCTAACGCCGGCACCGGAATAAAAGGACGGGAGGACGCTCAAGCAGTGTGCGAAGCTGTAGCGAAACAAATCCGCTGCAAAACTTCACAAATACTGCCGTTTTCCACCGGTGTTATTCTCGAACCGCTGCCCGCACAAAAAATCATCGATGCCCTACCCCGTGTCAAACCTGCGTTTTGGAACGATGCCGCCCGTGCCATTATGACCACTGACACCGTACCAAAAGCTGCCAGTCGTGAAGGGAAAATCGGTAACCACCATATTGTACACGCCACCGGCATTGCCAAAGGAGCAGGCATGATATGCCCCAATATGGCAACCATGCTCGGCTTTATCGTATGTGATGCCAACATAGCACAACCGGTTTTACAGATGCTCACACAAGAAATCGCCGACCAATCGTTTAATGCCATCACGATAGATGGCGATACCAGCACCAATGACAGCTTTGTTATCGTCGCTACCGGCAAGTGCGGTCAGAATGAGATCGACAACATCGCTGATCCACGCTACGACCAACTTAAGACCCTGCTTGGCAGCCTCGCACTGGAGCTTGCCCAAGCCATTGTGCGCGACGGCGAAGGAGCTACCAAATTCATTACTGTTCAAGTCGAAAATGCAGGCGATCGTACTGAAGCGCGGCAAGTGGCCTATGCCATCGCCCACTCACCTTTAATTAAGACGGCCTTTTTTGCTTCCGACCCCAATCTCGGCCGATTATTGGCTGCTATCGGCTACTCAGGTCTCCCCAACTTCGACACCGAAAAAGTACGCATGTGGCTGGGTGAAGTGCTGGTCGCGGAAAACGGAGGACGGGCGGACAGCTACACCGAAGAAGCCGGCCAAATGGTAATGAATCAACCCGAAATCACTGTTCGTGTTGATTTGCAACGTGGTCGTGAACGTGCCGTTATCTATACATGCGATTTATCACATGATTATGTATCGATTAACGCAGATTACCGCAGTTGA
- the lptC gene encoding LPS export ABC transporter periplasmic protein LptC, translated as MTKKWRYGWLFPLILAVSLGGLSAWLGRISQIDIEEAALNPNEPQYAMQGIDGRRFDESGRLKENLSAESAWQLPKSNDVTFNKPQLSLYGSGRLLYNVKSETARYNTDNRQVIFQQDVVLTKAADAERPAGVLKTGNLTVDTNTETARTDAPVHYQYGDSHGTANGLVYDHKKGFLNLPSRVKATIYDPKHH; from the coding sequence ATGACCAAGAAATGGCGTTACGGCTGGCTGTTCCCGCTTATCTTAGCGGTAAGCCTCGGCGGTTTGTCCGCATGGTTGGGGCGTATCAGCCAAATTGATATTGAAGAAGCTGCGCTGAATCCAAACGAGCCACAATATGCCATGCAAGGTATTGACGGCAGACGCTTCGATGAAAGCGGCCGTCTGAAAGAAAACCTGAGTGCGGAGTCGGCATGGCAGTTGCCCAAAAGCAATGATGTAACATTCAACAAACCGCAGCTATCACTTTACGGCAGCGGCAGGCTGCTTTATAACGTGAAAAGTGAAACCGCCCGCTACAACACAGACAACCGCCAAGTAATATTCCAGCAAGATGTTGTCCTAACCAAAGCCGCCGATGCCGAACGCCCCGCCGGTGTTCTGAAAACCGGTAACCTCACCGTCGACACCAACACCGAAACCGCCCGCACCGATGCTCCCGTGCATTATCAATACGGCGATTCGCACGGCACGGCGAACGGTTTGGTTTACGACCACAAAAAAGGATTCCTGAATCTGCCTTCACGAGTGAAAGCGACTATTTATGACCCGAAACATCATTAA
- the hpf gene encoding ribosome hibernation-promoting factor, HPF/YfiA family, giving the protein MNLKITGLNFDVTEAIKNHVNSKLERINRHAANLISVAITLSVEKLNNKAEADVHLAGKDLHVETVESDMYAAIDVLMDKVDRAILKHKEKSNDVRATPKPEPDTE; this is encoded by the coding sequence ATGAACCTGAAAATCACCGGCCTGAATTTCGACGTAACCGAAGCCATCAAAAATCATGTCAATAGCAAGTTGGAGCGCATCAACCGTCATGCCGCCAATTTGATTTCTGTAGCCATCACCCTTTCGGTAGAAAAGCTGAACAACAAGGCTGAAGCTGATGTGCACTTGGCCGGTAAAGACCTGCATGTGGAAACTGTTGAATCCGATATGTATGCTGCGATTGATGTGCTCATGGACAAAGTTGACCGTGCCATCTTGAAACATAAAGAAAAAAGCAACGATGTGCGCGCCACTCCCAAACCGGAACCCGATACCGAATAA
- a CDS encoding AAA family ATPase has translation MNPSVQDALHQLNSLILGKETVLKQLMAAVLAGGHVLLEDVPGVGKTTLAHGLAAVLGLDYRRVQFTNDMLPSDLLGVNVFRPNEGRFEFHPGPVFHSLLLADEINRASPKLQSALLEAMEEHQVSVDGKTYALPEPFIVVATQNPTEQLGTFPLPESQLDRFMMRLSMGYPIAESEKQLYFQGDRRQALPALQAVCDGKTLQQWQQQAAQVKFAQAAADYVYRLVHATRQPGRFVLGLSPRAGLAVVNAAKAWAFMQGRGHVLPEDIKAVWVPVANHRLQPVQQGMTSTQILADLLNHVAVA, from the coding sequence ATGAATCCATCCGTACAAGACGCATTACACCAGCTTAACTCGCTGATTCTGGGTAAGGAAACCGTTTTAAAACAATTGATGGCCGCCGTGCTGGCCGGCGGGCATGTGCTGCTCGAAGATGTGCCCGGTGTCGGTAAAACCACATTGGCGCACGGCTTGGCTGCGGTGTTGGGGTTGGATTACCGCCGCGTGCAGTTTACCAACGATATGCTGCCTTCGGATTTGCTCGGCGTGAATGTGTTCCGCCCGAACGAGGGTCGCTTCGAGTTTCACCCCGGCCCCGTTTTCCACTCTCTCTTGCTGGCCGACGAAATCAACCGCGCATCCCCCAAGCTGCAATCCGCCTTGCTGGAAGCGATGGAGGAACATCAGGTATCGGTGGACGGTAAAACCTATGCTTTACCCGAGCCGTTTATCGTGGTGGCAACGCAAAACCCGACCGAGCAGTTGGGTACGTTTCCGCTGCCCGAATCCCAACTCGACCGCTTCATGATGCGCCTGAGCATGGGCTATCCTATTGCTGAATCCGAAAAACAGCTTTATTTTCAAGGTGATCGCCGTCAAGCGCTTCCCGCTTTACAGGCGGTGTGCGACGGGAAAACGCTGCAACAGTGGCAGCAGCAGGCGGCGCAGGTGAAATTTGCCCAAGCCGCTGCCGATTATGTATACCGTTTGGTACATGCCACACGCCAACCCGGTCGTTTTGTGCTGGGTTTAAGTCCGCGTGCAGGCTTGGCCGTAGTCAATGCCGCCAAAGCGTGGGCGTTCATGCAGGGGCGCGGGCATGTGCTGCCGGAAGACATCAAAGCCGTGTGGGTGCCGGTGGCGAACCACCGTTTGCAGCCGGTGCAGCAAGGCATGACCAGCACACAGATTCTGGCGGATTTACTCAATCATGTGGCCGTCGCGTAA
- the rpoN gene encoding RNA polymerase factor sigma-54, which yields MSQNFGLKLKQTQQLNQHLQQSLRILQMSGLELEREVDDWLQDNPLLERPEPADDAGDTEFSQISASLPRSNQIGGDDAEDVWATIAGEDDFNAFLHKQVCEHPLSEEEAARIHILIDFLDDQGYFTDSLGEVIDHTPLEWMLNENDLQEALDLLQTFDPAGVGASNLTESLMLQLLRLPASPERQLAAKIVQQSLDSLSRSRQQNLAKARKMFPDSDIDTIQTALDLISKLNPYPAYGFASAEPTAYVQPDVWVKETKTGWTVIGNDNAWPKVQLNREYCDLLKEAGEVSPEWKEKLSEARQKIDSLELRKSTVIRLAEYIVEKQEDFFVFGEIGLTPMLLKDAAAELGVAESTVSRAVNHKYLSCPRGVFALRYFFTQAVCAEDGEGVSQNAVKAVITQLVESEDKFKPHSDEMLSKLLKQQGIDIARRTVAKYRESLNIPSATQRRL from the coding sequence ATGAGCCAAAATTTTGGACTAAAACTCAAACAAACCCAGCAGCTGAACCAACACCTTCAGCAGTCGTTGCGTATACTGCAAATGTCCGGGCTGGAACTTGAGCGCGAAGTAGACGACTGGTTGCAAGACAACCCTCTGCTGGAGCGCCCCGAGCCCGCCGATGATGCGGGCGATACCGAATTTTCTCAAATTTCCGCCTCTCTGCCGAGGAGCAACCAAATCGGCGGAGATGATGCCGAAGACGTATGGGCCACCATCGCCGGCGAAGACGACTTCAATGCTTTTCTGCACAAACAAGTTTGCGAACATCCCCTAAGCGAAGAAGAAGCTGCACGGATACATATCCTCATTGATTTTCTCGACGACCAAGGTTATTTCACCGACAGCTTGGGTGAGGTAATCGACCACACCCCGCTGGAATGGATGCTCAACGAAAACGATTTGCAGGAAGCACTCGATCTGCTGCAAACCTTCGATCCCGCAGGTGTAGGGGCCTCAAATTTAACCGAGTCTCTGATGCTGCAACTCTTACGCTTGCCCGCCTCTCCTGAACGCCAACTGGCTGCCAAAATCGTTCAACAGTCGCTGGACAGCCTAAGCAGAAGCCGCCAGCAAAATCTGGCCAAAGCCCGCAAAATGTTTCCTGATTCCGATATCGATACCATTCAGACGGCCTTAGACCTGATATCGAAACTCAATCCCTACCCGGCCTATGGATTTGCTTCCGCCGAGCCGACAGCCTATGTACAGCCCGATGTATGGGTGAAAGAAACCAAAACCGGCTGGACGGTCATCGGCAACGACAACGCATGGCCGAAAGTACAGCTCAATCGTGAATATTGCGACCTGTTGAAAGAAGCTGGAGAAGTCAGCCCGGAGTGGAAAGAAAAATTAAGCGAAGCGAGGCAGAAAATCGACAGCTTGGAACTGCGTAAAAGTACAGTAATCCGTTTGGCAGAGTACATTGTTGAAAAGCAGGAAGATTTTTTCGTATTCGGCGAAATCGGCCTGACACCCATGCTGCTGAAAGATGCCGCTGCCGAACTCGGGGTAGCTGAAAGCACCGTATCCCGTGCCGTCAACCATAAATATTTGTCTTGCCCGCGCGGAGTGTTTGCGTTACGCTATTTCTTCACACAGGCCGTTTGTGCTGAAGACGGCGAGGGGGTGAGCCAAAATGCGGTCAAAGCCGTAATCACTCAGTTGGTCGAGTCGGAAGACAAATTCAAACCGCATTCTGATGAAATGTTGAGTAAACTTTTGAAACAGCAAGGCATCGATATCGCCCGCCGCACCGTAGCCAAATATCGAGAATCATTGAACATTCCGTCTGCCACACAACGCAGACTATGA